In a single window of the Suttonella indologenes genome:
- a CDS encoding pyrimidine dimer DNA glycosylase/endonuclease V, with translation MTRINLVPPEELCDQHLLAEHRELTRIPNAVARGKFSLKGQPEDYKLGKGHVRFFFNKLDFLHKRYAALHAECLARGFKVQNFWPQDLPPQADLWQDYVPTDAALAASRARIRERMPAQARFTPHRNSD, from the coding sequence ATGACCCGAATTAACCTCGTGCCGCCCGAAGAATTATGCGATCAACATTTGCTGGCGGAGCATCGCGAGCTGACGCGGATTCCCAATGCGGTGGCGCGCGGCAAATTCAGTCTCAAAGGGCAGCCCGAGGATTACAAACTCGGCAAAGGGCATGTGCGCTTTTTCTTCAATAAACTCGACTTTTTGCACAAACGATACGCCGCCTTGCATGCCGAATGTCTGGCACGCGGTTTCAAAGTGCAGAATTTTTGGCCGCAAGATTTACCGCCGCAGGCGGATTTATGGCAGGACTACGTGCCGACCGATGCCGCATTAGCCGCCAGTCGCGCCAGAATCCGCGAGCGTATGCCGGCGCAAGCGCGCTTTACGCCGCATAGGAACAGCGATTGA
- a CDS encoding DUF945 family protein, translating into MKKTLLCAALIAALSACDNNSKNDSNNSGSSTPAVQQEQKAALKALTGAAQAEAAESRFKDLNARTNQILAASLGKANPIFKSLKSEFLSYQRGEQSSSADTNITIEFGDVLIAEEESLSSPITVSAKNSIDHSDALAEQGIVAKITSTFIVDDALKARLELSDKESAHVAKILDHLELNTVLFADNKVEQTIGIKPVALVEDGTEFHYEGLSYTATFLQEDLKDNPIYPADIQLQSGILRFVENGVEQIKLEPISGSGNISADGDMNFKTGAIHLTTPDGVTLHIGNTETLGEKLSFDPQFPQYLGKIDHRLNDIKITSDETHVFEFKQAYLGTNTMKNGDLYNVQISAGIEPITDFLKDLAGISGVKINKSTLTVDFNNISADTLEKLQAAGYDDSIIDEAFLQSLIDNAAQNQTELHLNTAVETEAGTATAKIDIKAVAAAADNGSHKNRSSMSDESFLQDFDIEALVRVPETIPQATGMAAMMEMQAKGFLKKEDGHYVLDFSLKNGKATLNGQALPL; encoded by the coding sequence ATGAAAAAAACCCTACTTTGCGCCGCGCTTATCGCCGCCCTCAGCGCCTGCGACAACAACAGCAAAAACGACAGTAACAACAGCGGCAGCAGCACGCCTGCCGTACAGCAAGAACAAAAAGCTGCCCTTAAAGCCTTAACCGGCGCCGCCCAAGCCGAAGCCGCAGAAAGCCGCTTCAAAGACCTCAATGCTCGCACTAATCAAATACTGGCAGCCAGCCTCGGTAAAGCCAACCCCATCTTCAAAAGCCTGAAAAGCGAATTTCTCAGCTACCAGCGCGGCGAACAAAGCTCCAGCGCTGACACAAACATCACGATTGAATTCGGCGACGTCCTCATTGCGGAAGAAGAAAGCCTGAGCTCGCCGATAACAGTTAGCGCTAAAAACAGCATCGACCACTCGGACGCGCTTGCCGAGCAAGGCATTGTGGCGAAAATCACAAGCACATTCATTGTGGATGACGCCTTAAAAGCCCGCCTCGAACTCAGCGATAAAGAAAGCGCGCACGTAGCGAAAATCCTAGATCATCTGGAACTCAATACCGTGTTATTTGCCGATAATAAAGTCGAACAAACAATCGGCATCAAGCCGGTTGCGCTCGTAGAAGACGGCACAGAATTCCATTATGAAGGTCTGAGCTACACCGCCACCTTCCTGCAGGAAGATTTGAAAGACAATCCTATTTACCCTGCGGACATCCAACTGCAATCCGGCATATTGCGCTTTGTAGAAAACGGCGTCGAGCAAATAAAACTGGAGCCGATTAGCGGCAGCGGCAACATCAGCGCCGACGGCGATATGAACTTCAAAACCGGCGCCATTCATTTAACGACGCCTGACGGCGTCACGCTGCACATCGGCAATACGGAAACACTCGGCGAAAAACTCAGCTTCGATCCGCAATTCCCCCAATATCTCGGCAAAATCGACCATCGTTTGAACGACATCAAAATCACCTCCGACGAGACTCACGTTTTTGAATTCAAACAGGCTTATCTCGGCACCAATACCATGAAGAACGGCGATTTGTACAATGTGCAAATCAGCGCCGGCATTGAGCCGATTACCGATTTCCTGAAAGACCTTGCCGGCATCTCGGGCGTGAAAATCAACAAAAGCACCCTAACTGTGGATTTCAACAACATCAGCGCCGATACCTTAGAGAAATTGCAAGCCGCCGGCTATGACGACAGCATCATTGACGAAGCCTTCCTGCAAAGCCTGATAGACAATGCCGCGCAAAACCAAACCGAACTGCACCTCAATACCGCCGTGGAGACGGAAGCCGGCACAGCAACCGCGAAAATCGACATCAAAGCCGTTGCCGCTGCCGCCGATAACGGCAGTCATAAAAACCGCAGCAGTATGAGCGACGAATCATTTTTGCAAGATTTCGACATCGAAGCCCTTGTACGCGTGCCTGAAACCATTCCGCAAGCCACCGGCATGGCGGCAATGATGGAAATGCAAGCCAAAGGCTTCTTGAAAAAAGAAGACGGACATTATGTGCTGGACTTTAGCCTCAAAAACGGCAAAGCCACGCTTAACGGACAAGCGCTTCCGCTGTAA
- the rbsK gene encoding ribokinase → MDIAVIGSNMVDLISYITRMPAEGETIEAPDFKMGCGGKGANQAVAAAKLGAKVLMLTRVGNDVFADNTIENFRKHGIDTRYILKSEASSGVAPIFVDPESRNAIIIVKGANNLLSPADIENAEEDILKCKLIVLQLEIPTETVYAAIRFGQKHNIPVLLNPAPAQPDLILEQVKSCEFIIPNESELSLLTGMPVDNEDDIKNAAHALHRAGVKNVIVTLGAKGALWIDGQGQERRFAAVTVKAQDSTGAGDAFIGCFSHVYVKTGDIAQAIEAANRYAADSVTRLGTQSSYHERAAFVADYPALAAIV, encoded by the coding sequence ATGGATATTGCCGTTATCGGTTCGAATATGGTCGATCTCATTTCTTACATCACGCGTATGCCGGCGGAGGGCGAAACCATCGAAGCCCCCGATTTTAAAATGGGCTGCGGCGGAAAAGGCGCCAATCAGGCAGTTGCTGCCGCCAAATTAGGCGCAAAAGTTCTGATGCTGACCCGCGTCGGCAATGACGTTTTTGCCGACAATACCATTGAAAATTTTCGCAAACACGGTATCGATACCCGCTACATCTTAAAAAGCGAAGCCTCCAGCGGTGTCGCCCCTATCTTTGTCGATCCGGAATCGCGCAATGCGATTATCATCGTAAAAGGTGCGAATAATCTGCTCAGTCCGGCGGATATCGAAAACGCGGAAGAAGACATCCTCAAATGCAAACTGATTGTGCTGCAACTGGAAATTCCTACGGAAACCGTCTATGCCGCGATTCGTTTCGGGCAAAAGCACAACATCCCCGTCTTGCTCAATCCCGCTCCCGCCCAACCGGATTTGATACTGGAACAAGTCAAAAGCTGCGAATTCATCATTCCCAATGAAAGCGAACTTTCCTTGCTCACAGGCATGCCGGTCGATAATGAAGACGACATCAAAAACGCCGCCCATGCCCTACATCGCGCCGGCGTGAAAAACGTCATCGTTACCCTCGGCGCAAAAGGCGCTTTATGGATTGACGGACAGGGGCAGGAACGGCGTTTTGCCGCCGTCACGGTCAAAGCGCAGGACAGCACCGGCGCAGGCGATGCCTTTATCGGCTGCTTTTCCCATGTTTATGTGAAAACGGGCGATATTGCGCAAGCCATCGAAGCCGCCAACCGCTATGCCGCGGACTCCGTTACCCGCCTAGGCACGCAAAGCTCCTACCACGAGCGCGCCGCCTTTGTTGCCGACTATCCCGCATTAGCCGCCATCGTCTGA
- a CDS encoding aldose 1-epimerase family protein, protein MYRLHLYPELFKTQEQIIVQSEKFSVSTKRYPQDIAGLTIRNSRGYIEILPFMGQMIWNAVFDGHSLRMGNMFDKPQRAQEIVDTYGCFAFHSGLLSGGCPAPEDNHPLHGEFPCAAMDCAYLCIDGERIKLVSEYEYVRGFGHHYRACPSVSLAADCARFDINMQVENLSAYQKMPLIYMCHMNYAYIDKAVMRQNIPDDALQLRRSIPAHLHPTPEWQAFNEAILQGGIDANVLDKTQCYDPEIVYFADNLPQYGEMMEFELQYPDNGTAFSTRFSSREFPHATRWILHNPDQKVAAFVLPATARPEGYKAAEAAGTLQWLEAGESRRFSVNTGIKE, encoded by the coding sequence ATGTATCGTTTGCACCTGTATCCGGAACTCTTCAAAACACAAGAACAAATCATTGTGCAATCGGAAAAATTTTCCGTCAGCACAAAACGTTACCCGCAAGACATTGCCGGCTTGACCATTCGAAATTCGCGCGGTTACATCGAAATCCTGCCCTTTATGGGACAAATGATTTGGAATGCGGTCTTTGACGGACATTCTCTGCGCATGGGCAATATGTTTGATAAACCGCAGCGCGCTCAGGAAATCGTCGATACTTACGGCTGCTTTGCCTTCCATTCCGGCTTGTTAAGCGGCGGCTGCCCTGCCCCCGAAGACAACCATCCGCTGCACGGAGAATTTCCCTGCGCGGCAATGGACTGCGCCTATTTATGCATCGACGGCGAGCGCATCAAGCTAGTCAGCGAATATGAATATGTACGCGGTTTCGGGCACCATTACCGCGCCTGTCCCTCCGTCAGTCTTGCCGCCGACTGCGCGCGCTTCGACATCAATATGCAGGTAGAAAACCTCTCTGCCTATCAAAAAATGCCGTTGATTTATATGTGCCATATGAACTACGCCTATATCGACAAGGCCGTCATGCGGCAAAATATTCCCGACGACGCCCTGCAATTGCGCCGCAGCATTCCGGCGCACCTGCATCCGACTCCTGAATGGCAAGCCTTCAACGAAGCCATTTTGCAGGGCGGCATTGATGCCAATGTGTTGGACAAAACGCAATGCTACGATCCGGAAATCGTCTATTTCGCCGATAATCTGCCGCAATACGGCGAGATGATGGAATTTGAATTGCAGTATCCCGACAATGGCACTGCCTTTAGCACGCGCTTTTCCAGCCGGGAATTCCCACACGCCACACGCTGGATTTTGCACAATCCCGATCAAAAAGTCGCCGCTTTTGTGCTGCCTGCTACCGCACGCCCCGAAGGCTACAAAGCCGCTGAAGCGGCAGGCACATTGCAATGGCTCGAAGCCGGCGAAAGCCGCCGCTTCAGCGTTAACACCGGAATTAAGGAGTAA
- a CDS encoding sugar-binding transcriptional regulator: MAKEHSLSKRDIQSLDVAKLYYQSGKSQQDIAAIMGLSRPTIAKLLQHAQDLGFVQIRICDPREHTDELAERIQERYRLDEVRLIPSPPEHDLDRLRQELGKAAARMLEKLVRDGDCIGIEWSNTIQAMAKALVRQNRKQVKVVQLRGSDTQMQQNLNEAQSIHRICQAFQAEGETLNLPCVFDQLHTKNLMEKENPIRRVLESGKQCRIAVFTVGAAEADSPLFSSGLFSDTEIAHLLQHAVGSICARFVNREGQICLPDLNNRTIGIRLPDLRHKEERLLIAGGSHKAAAIHTTLKYGYANRLVSDERTARHIMQHNSSAGIAL; the protein is encoded by the coding sequence ATGGCTAAAGAGCATTCTCTCAGCAAACGCGACATCCAATCCTTGGATGTCGCCAAACTCTACTACCAAAGCGGCAAATCGCAGCAGGACATTGCCGCCATTATGGGACTCTCTCGCCCCACCATCGCCAAACTCCTGCAACATGCGCAAGACCTCGGCTTCGTGCAAATCCGCATCTGCGACCCGCGCGAACACACGGACGAACTCGCCGAACGTATTCAAGAGCGCTACCGCTTAGACGAAGTCCGCCTAATTCCCAGCCCGCCGGAGCACGACCTCGACCGCCTGCGCCAAGAACTCGGCAAAGCCGCCGCCCGCATGCTGGAAAAACTGGTGCGCGACGGCGACTGCATCGGCATCGAATGGAGCAACACCATACAAGCCATGGCGAAAGCCCTCGTCAGACAAAACCGCAAACAGGTCAAAGTCGTGCAACTGCGCGGCAGCGACACCCAAATGCAGCAAAACCTCAACGAAGCCCAAAGCATCCACCGCATCTGCCAAGCCTTTCAAGCCGAAGGCGAAACCCTCAATCTGCCCTGCGTTTTCGACCAATTGCACACCAAAAACCTGATGGAAAAAGAAAACCCGATCCGCCGCGTGCTGGAAAGCGGCAAACAATGCCGCATCGCCGTCTTTACCGTCGGCGCCGCCGAAGCCGACAGTCCCCTCTTCAGCTCGGGACTCTTCAGCGATACGGAAATCGCCCACCTGCTGCAACATGCCGTCGGCAGCATCTGCGCCCGCTTTGTCAACCGCGAAGGACAAATCTGCCTCCCCGATCTCAATAACCGCACCATCGGCATCCGACTACCCGACCTGCGCCACAAAGAAGAACGCCTGCTCATTGCCGGCGGCAGCCACAAAGCCGCCGCCATACACACCACCCTCAAATACGGCTACGCCAACCGCCTGGTCAGCGACGAACGCACCGCCCGCCACATCATGCAGCACAACTCATCCGCAGGCATTGCACTATAA
- a CDS encoding superoxide dismutase family protein: MKKCVLIGALLAGLAAQAETVMPTAMLREDIIVPMALLDVENGNKIVGEVRISYNNYGALFQAEIEGLPQGIYGFHVHENPSCDPAEKDGKMVAGLAAGGHWDPQNTGAHLGPWNNGGHLGDLPALAVDAEGKVQPVLAPRIEDIADLYGRSLMIHAGGDNYSDHPAPLGGGGARKYCGVIAEPTAKSE; this comes from the coding sequence ATGAAAAAATGTGTATTAATAGGTGCATTATTGGCAGGATTGGCGGCGCAGGCGGAAACTGTCATGCCTACTGCTATGCTGCGCGAAGATATTATCGTGCCGATGGCTTTGTTGGACGTGGAAAACGGCAATAAAATCGTCGGCGAAGTGCGCATCAGCTACAACAATTACGGCGCGCTTTTCCAGGCTGAGATCGAAGGGCTGCCGCAGGGGATTTACGGTTTCCATGTGCATGAAAATCCCAGCTGCGACCCTGCGGAAAAAGACGGCAAAATGGTGGCGGGTTTGGCTGCCGGCGGCCATTGGGATCCCCAAAATACCGGCGCGCATTTAGGTCCTTGGAATAATGGCGGGCATTTGGGCGATTTGCCGGCTTTGGCGGTAGATGCCGAGGGCAAGGTGCAGCCTGTGCTTGCGCCGCGCATCGAGGATATTGCGGATTTATACGGACGTTCTTTAATGATTCATGCCGGCGGCGATAATTACAGCGATCATCCTGCTCCTTTGGGCGGCGGCGGTGCGCGCAAATATTGCGGCGTGATTGCAGAGCCGACAGCTAAGTCTGAATAA
- a CDS encoding YqaA family protein, producing the protein MTDVSLLSALALSAFTSATILPGTSDAAFAALLWQKPELAWAALLIAGAFNSLGSITSYALGRIAARHYRARISPKALTILKRYGANLLFFSWLPVIGDALPLAAGYLRLSVWHCVLAITAGKFLRYGIIMTAVY; encoded by the coding sequence TTGACGGATGTTTCCCTATTAAGCGCACTGGCATTATCCGCCTTTACTTCCGCCACCATTTTACCCGGCACCTCCGATGCCGCCTTCGCCGCTTTGCTGTGGCAAAAGCCTGAATTGGCTTGGGCGGCTTTGCTGATTGCGGGTGCGTTCAACAGCTTGGGTTCCATCACTTCTTATGCTCTAGGGCGTATCGCCGCCCGTCATTACCGCGCGCGGATTTCGCCTAAGGCATTGACGATATTGAAACGCTACGGCGCCAATCTGCTGTTTTTCTCGTGGCTGCCCGTAATTGGCGATGCCTTGCCGCTTGCCGCAGGCTATTTGCGCCTGTCTGTATGGCATTGCGTTTTGGCGATTACGGCGGGCAAGTTTTTACGCTACGGCATTATAATGACGGCTGTTTATTAG
- a CDS encoding DUF192 domain-containing protein → MPTFLPYRGAVILLTILLGCFRSLIAQPPQALIIDEAERIWQVAIAADTPSRNRGLMHRPWLAPWQGMLFLFPRPNDTSFWMKNTITALDIRFYDAQGVLLVRYSHAQPCLHQPCPTYPSFGKALYVLETRSNSWIGGHIRILSLPEHLEPR, encoded by the coding sequence ATGCCAACTTTTCTACCATACCGAGGCGCCGTCATACTGCTGACGATACTGCTCGGCTGTTTTCGAAGCCTGATTGCGCAACCGCCTCAAGCACTCATCATTGATGAAGCCGAGCGTATATGGCAGGTCGCCATTGCCGCCGACACCCCCTCCCGCAACCGCGGTCTGATGCACCGCCCTTGGCTGGCGCCTTGGCAAGGTATGCTCTTTCTGTTTCCGCGACCTAATGACACCTCATTTTGGATGAAAAACACCATTACCGCGCTCGACATCCGCTTTTACGATGCTCAAGGCGTCTTGCTCGTCCGCTATTCCCATGCCCAACCCTGCCTGCATCAGCCCTGTCCCACTTATCCCTCTTTCGGCAAAGCGCTGTATGTATTAGAAACCCGCAGTAACAGCTGGATCGGCGGGCACATCCGCATTCTCTCTCTGCCCGAACATCTCGAGCCGCGCTAA
- the mutS gene encoding DNA mismatch repair protein MutS produces the protein MSDHTPMMQQYLGIKKDFPHTLLLYRMGDFYELFYEDAKEASRLLGITLTARGKSGGEAIPMAGVPVHALENYLAKLVKLGVSAVICEQIGDPAQSNGPVERAVTRIITPGTLTDEALLDDSRDNTLLAIVQEPKSGTYYYAAADITRGDFYLSDTLDEAALLSELERLRPAEILIEERSRLPQQAHLARLQRQPDWYFDADSALRLMLAHYQLQNLDGFGLQASDPALPAAGCLLQYLHDTHKQSLPPLNPPQKQQDRRHILIDATTRRNLEIEYTLSGDSKRSLIGVLNRCQSAAGIRTFKRWLNQPLTERAPLIARHDAVEALMQQSRENLRKQLKHSADIERITTRIAMGSARPRELAHLRDTFLQLPAIAEQIQPALSRSALLQAHHQQLLQHTDSAAKLQQALVETPPLTLKDGGIFAPGFSAELDELNHLTTHSESILADMEIAEREKSGINTLKLGFNRVHGFYIDIPRSQAALAPAHWIRRQTLKNSERYITDELKTLEDRVLNAREQALQLEKTLYAALLAELDRQREAHYRLAQALAEIDCLGGFAEIAAEQHYCRPEFVEEAALTIKAGRHPVVEILSDAPFIANDTALNTRRQLLMLTGPNMGGKSTYMRQTALITLLACAGAFVPAQSALIGRIERIFSRIGASDDLAGGRSTFMVEMSETANILNNADAHSLVIMDEIGRGTGTFDGLSLAWASALHLACHNHALCLFATHYFELTALAEEHRNIHNIHLSAIEEQDNIAFLHQVQNGAASKSYGIQVARLAGVPSSVLHQARSKLRQLEGERERAQRSLMQGQLFSSLETPEPAEIPEALQCVIDKLQAVNPDNLSPKAAHELLYTLRDYLAEIP, from the coding sequence ATGAGCGACCACACCCCGATGATGCAGCAATATCTTGGTATTAAAAAAGACTTTCCGCATACCCTGCTGCTTTATCGCATGGGCGATTTTTACGAACTGTTTTACGAAGACGCCAAAGAAGCCAGCCGTCTGCTCGGTATTACGCTGACCGCACGCGGCAAAAGCGGCGGCGAAGCGATTCCCATGGCGGGCGTGCCGGTGCATGCTTTGGAAAACTATCTCGCCAAATTGGTCAAACTCGGCGTATCGGCGGTGATTTGCGAGCAAATCGGCGACCCTGCACAGAGCAATGGGCCGGTAGAACGCGCCGTAACCCGCATCATTACCCCCGGCACTTTAACCGATGAAGCGCTGTTGGACGACAGCCGCGACAATACCCTGCTTGCCATCGTTCAAGAGCCTAAAAGCGGTACTTATTACTATGCCGCCGCCGATATTACGCGCGGCGATTTTTATCTGAGCGACACACTGGACGAAGCCGCGCTGTTGAGCGAACTAGAACGCCTGCGCCCTGCGGAAATCCTGATTGAAGAACGCAGCCGTCTGCCGCAGCAAGCGCATTTGGCGCGCCTGCAACGCCAGCCCGACTGGTATTTTGACGCCGACAGCGCCTTGCGTCTTATGCTCGCGCATTATCAGCTGCAAAATCTGGACGGCTTCGGCTTGCAGGCGAGCGACCCCGCCCTGCCTGCCGCCGGTTGTCTCCTGCAATATCTGCACGACACCCACAAACAAAGCCTGCCGCCGCTCAATCCGCCGCAAAAACAGCAAGACCGCCGCCATATCCTGATTGACGCCACCACCAGACGCAATCTGGAAATCGAATACACCTTAAGCGGCGACAGCAAACGCAGCCTTATCGGCGTACTCAACCGCTGCCAAAGCGCCGCCGGCATCCGCACCTTCAAACGCTGGCTGAATCAGCCCTTAACCGAACGCGCACCGCTTATCGCTCGCCATGACGCCGTCGAAGCCCTGATGCAGCAATCGCGCGAAAACCTGCGCAAACAACTCAAACACAGCGCCGATATCGAACGCATCACCACGCGTATCGCCATGGGCAGTGCAAGACCGCGCGAACTCGCCCATCTGCGCGACACCTTTCTGCAACTGCCTGCCATTGCCGAGCAAATTCAGCCTGCCCTAAGCCGCAGCGCCCTATTGCAAGCCCATCATCAGCAACTGCTGCAACACACAGACAGCGCCGCAAAACTGCAACAGGCATTGGTAGAAACACCGCCGCTGACGCTTAAAGACGGCGGTATTTTCGCCCCCGGCTTCAGTGCCGAATTAGACGAACTCAATCATCTCACCACCCACAGCGAAAGCATTTTGGCGGATATGGAAATCGCCGAACGGGAAAAAAGCGGCATCAACACGCTCAAACTCGGCTTTAACCGCGTCCACGGCTTTTACATCGACATTCCGCGCAGCCAAGCCGCTCTTGCCCCTGCCCACTGGATTCGCCGTCAAACCCTGAAAAACAGCGAACGCTACATCACAGACGAACTCAAAACCTTGGAAGACCGCGTTTTAAACGCCCGCGAACAAGCCCTGCAATTGGAAAAAACCCTATACGCCGCCCTGCTTGCCGAACTCGACCGACAACGCGAAGCGCACTACCGCCTCGCCCAAGCCCTTGCTGAAATCGACTGTCTCGGCGGCTTTGCCGAAATCGCCGCCGAACAACACTATTGCCGTCCGGAATTTGTCGAAGAAGCCGCCCTGACGATTAAAGCAGGACGACATCCCGTGGTGGAAATCCTCAGTGACGCGCCCTTTATCGCCAATGACACCGCACTCAACACACGCCGCCAATTACTCATGCTGACCGGCCCTAACATGGGCGGCAAAAGCACCTACATGCGCCAAACCGCACTGATTACGCTGCTTGCCTGCGCAGGCGCCTTCGTGCCGGCACAATCCGCCCTCATCGGACGCATCGAACGCATCTTCAGCCGCATCGGCGCCAGCGACGATTTGGCCGGCGGACGCTCCACCTTCATGGTCGAAATGAGCGAAACCGCCAATATCCTCAACAACGCCGATGCACACAGCCTTGTTATCATGGACGAAATCGGGCGCGGCACCGGCACATTCGACGGACTCTCGCTGGCATGGGCAAGCGCCCTGCATCTTGCCTGCCACAATCACGCCCTCTGCCTCTTTGCCACCCACTATTTCGAGCTCACCGCATTAGCCGAAGAACACCGCAACATTCACAACATCCACCTCAGCGCGATTGAAGAGCAAGACAACATCGCCTTTTTACATCAAGTGCAAAACGGCGCGGCAAGCAAAAGCTACGGCATACAAGTGGCGCGGCTGGCAGGCGTCCCCAGCAGCGTCTTACATCAAGCGCGCAGCAAACTCAGACAATTGGAAGGCGAGCGCGAACGCGCCCAGCGCAGCTTAATGCAGGGACAACTCTTCAGCAGCCTCGAAACGCCCGAGCCTGCCGAAATCCCCGAAGCCCTACAATGCGTCATCGACAAACTGCAAGCCGTCAACCCCGACAATCTCAGCCCCAAAGCCGCCCACGAACTGCTGTATACTTTGCGTGACTATTTGGCAGAAATCCCCTAA
- a CDS encoding DUF2130 domain-containing protein: MPQIQCPHCHTAFTIDESGYNHIAAQIRNQEFQAEVQQALAREQQRHQEQLQLSQERAQSGFAQTLADKNQELAVLQEQLKQLNAQLAAAQQQQALAVEQVQQRQQLHIQELQAKLAQAESEKNLVRKDAEQQMQMQLNEKERQIWALQSQQQNTAAERQQALLALENRLQLQEKEHELAQSSLKERHRDALLQKDQEIAFYKDFKARQSTKMIGESLEQHCEIEFNKLRSTAFPLAQFGKDNDARSGSKGDYIYREYDSEGIEIVSIMFEMKNENDATASKKKNEHFFKELDKDRREKNCEYAVLVSLLEADSELYNSGIVDVSYAYPKMYVVRPQFFIPIITLLRNAAANALQYKREAAQMRSQNIDISNFENDLNDFKTAFARNYDLASRKFQTAIEEIDKTITHLQKTKDALLSSENNLRLANNKAEELSVKKLVRKNPTMKAKFAALVQPQESEEDEELS, translated from the coding sequence ATGCCGCAAATCCAATGCCCCCACTGCCACACCGCTTTTACCATTGACGAAAGCGGCTACAACCACATCGCCGCACAAATCCGCAATCAGGAATTTCAAGCCGAAGTGCAGCAAGCCCTTGCCCGCGAACAGCAGCGCCATCAAGAGCAATTGCAGTTGAGTCAAGAACGCGCCCAAAGCGGCTTCGCGCAAACGCTCGCCGATAAAAATCAGGAACTGGCGGTCTTGCAAGAACAATTGAAACAACTCAACGCGCAACTTGCCGCCGCCCAGCAGCAGCAAGCCTTGGCGGTCGAGCAAGTGCAGCAGCGTCAGCAATTACACATTCAGGAACTGCAAGCCAAACTCGCCCAAGCCGAAAGCGAAAAAAACCTCGTCCGCAAAGATGCCGAACAGCAAATGCAGATGCAACTCAATGAAAAAGAACGGCAAATTTGGGCATTGCAAAGCCAGCAGCAAAATACCGCCGCCGAACGTCAACAAGCCCTGCTGGCATTGGAAAACCGTCTACAACTGCAAGAAAAAGAACACGAACTCGCCCAAAGCAGCCTGAAAGAACGCCACCGCGACGCGCTGCTGCAAAAAGACCAAGAAATCGCCTTTTACAAAGACTTCAAAGCTCGCCAATCCACCAAAATGATCGGCGAAAGCCTCGAACAGCATTGCGAAATCGAATTCAACAAACTGCGCAGCACCGCCTTTCCGCTCGCCCAATTCGGCAAAGACAATGACGCACGCTCGGGCAGCAAAGGCGATTACATCTACCGCGAATACGACAGCGAGGGCATCGAAATCGTCTCCATCATGTTTGAAATGAAAAACGAAAACGACGCAACCGCCAGCAAAAAGAAAAACGAACACTTCTTCAAAGAACTGGACAAAGACCGGCGCGAGAAAAACTGCGAATACGCCGTCCTCGTTTCCCTGCTCGAAGCCGACAGCGAACTGTATAACAGCGGCATCGTCGATGTCTCCTACGCCTATCCGAAAATGTACGTCGTGCGCCCGCAATTCTTCATTCCCATCATCACCCTGCTGCGCAACGCCGCCGCCAATGCCCTGCAATACAAACGCGAAGCCGCGCAAATGCGCAGTCAAAACATCGACATCAGCAATTTTGAAAACGATTTGAACGACTTTAAAACCGCCTTTGCCCGCAACTACGACCTCGCCAGCCGCAAATTCCAAACCGCGATTGAGGAAATCGACAAAACCATCACCCATCTGCAAAAAACCAAAGACGCGCTACTTTCCTCCGAAAACAATCTGCGTTTGGCGAACAACAAAGCAGAAGAATTGAGCGTGAAAAAACTGGTGCGCAAAAACCCGACCATGAAAGCCAAGTTTGCGGCATTGGTGCAGCCGCAAGAGTCGGAAGAGGATGAAGAATTGTCATGA